A genomic segment from Pseudokineococcus lusitanus encodes:
- the dnaE gene encoding DNA polymerase III subunit alpha encodes MPSSSAAGADQFVHLHVHTEYSMLDGAARVDDLMAEAARLGMPALATTDHGFVFGAYDFWRAGQKHGVKPIVGLEAYVAPGTHRGDRSRVKWGAQGTSSRDDVSGGGAFTHMTMLAENTGGMHNLFRLASRASLEGHFYKPRMDREILAEHSGGLIATTGCPSSEVQTRLRLGQYREAVQAASDFRDIFGEGNYYCELMDHGLEIERRTRADLLKLARELKLPLVATNDLHYTRAEDATAHAALLCVQSGSTLADPNRFKFDADDFYLKSAAEMRRTWAELPEACDNTLAIAERCEVRFTEGNGTYMPRFPVPEGHTEQSWFVAEVQRGLERRYPGGIPAASQAQADFECQVIAQMGFPGYFLVVADFINWSKENGIRVGPGRGSGAGSMAAYAMRITDLDPLAHGLIFERFLNPERVSMPDFDVDFDERRRGEVIRYVTEKYGSDRVAQIVTYGTIKAKQALKDSSRVLGYPFAMGERLTKAMPPTVMGKDIPLSGIFDPEHKRHKEAEEFRQIHASDADVQKVVGTARGLEGLKRQWGVHAAGVIMSSEPLVDVIPIMRREQDGAVITQFDYPTCEGLGLIKMDFLGLRNLTVLDDALKNIVSNGGEPVDLESLTLDDPTTFALLQRGDTLGVFQLDGGPMRSLLRMMKPDVFEDISAVGALYRPGPMGAGSHTNYALRKNGQQEITPIHPELAEPLADVLGETYGLIVYQEQVMAIAQKLAGYSLGKADLLRRAMGKKKREVLDAEYIGFRDGMAANGYSEAAVKTLWDILLPFSDYAFNKAHSAAYGVVSYWTAFLKANHPAEYMAALLTSVRDDKDKSALYLGECRRMRITVLPPDVNSSIGTYAAVGADIRFGLAAIRNVGQNVVDAIVAAREAKGAFTSFEDFLRKVPAVVCNKRTIESLIKAGAFDSLGHTRRGLAAVHEVYVDAVVDEKRQEAIGQDSLFGGLGDDSAVQLAALPPVGDGEWDKRELLASERAMLGLYVSDHPLFGLEHVLASSADCSISSFVTDESRQDGSTVTIAGMVTTVTRKMTKQGNAWAIATVEDLEGSVEVLFFPKTYAEVMHELREDLVCVVRGRVNRRDDVPTIYASEMSIPDTSTPAGGPLVIEMATSRCTPPRVEKLKDVLLMHAGGTEVHLRLRSSPERATLMRLDSALKVTPSPSLYGDLKALLGPSCLA; translated from the coding sequence ATGCCGTCGTCGTCCGCCGCCGGAGCCGACCAGTTCGTCCACCTCCACGTGCACACCGAGTACTCGATGCTCGACGGCGCCGCCCGGGTGGACGACCTCATGGCGGAGGCCGCCCGGCTCGGGATGCCCGCCCTCGCCACGACCGACCACGGCTTCGTCTTCGGGGCCTACGACTTCTGGCGCGCCGGGCAGAAGCACGGCGTCAAGCCGATCGTCGGGCTCGAGGCCTACGTCGCGCCGGGCACCCACCGCGGCGACCGCAGCCGCGTGAAGTGGGGCGCACAGGGCACCTCCAGCCGCGACGACGTCTCCGGCGGAGGCGCCTTCACGCACATGACGATGCTCGCCGAGAACACCGGGGGCATGCACAACCTCTTCCGGCTGGCCTCGCGGGCCTCGCTCGAGGGGCACTTCTACAAGCCGCGGATGGACCGCGAGATCCTCGCCGAGCACTCGGGCGGGCTCATCGCGACGACCGGCTGCCCCTCCTCGGAGGTCCAGACGCGGCTCCGGCTCGGCCAGTACCGGGAGGCCGTGCAGGCGGCGAGCGACTTCCGCGACATCTTCGGCGAGGGCAACTACTACTGCGAGCTCATGGACCACGGGCTCGAGATCGAGCGCCGGACCCGGGCCGACCTGCTCAAGCTGGCGCGCGAGCTGAAGCTGCCGCTCGTCGCGACGAACGACCTCCACTACACGCGGGCGGAGGACGCCACGGCGCACGCGGCGCTGCTGTGCGTGCAGTCGGGCTCGACCCTCGCCGACCCCAACCGCTTCAAGTTCGACGCCGACGACTTCTACCTCAAGAGCGCCGCCGAGATGCGCCGCACCTGGGCCGAGCTGCCGGAGGCGTGCGACAACACCCTCGCCATCGCCGAGCGCTGCGAGGTGCGCTTCACCGAGGGCAACGGCACGTACATGCCGCGCTTCCCGGTCCCCGAGGGCCACACCGAGCAGTCGTGGTTCGTCGCGGAGGTGCAGCGCGGCCTCGAGCGGCGCTACCCCGGGGGCATCCCGGCCGCGTCGCAGGCGCAGGCGGACTTCGAGTGCCAGGTCATCGCGCAGATGGGCTTCCCGGGCTACTTCCTCGTCGTCGCCGACTTCATCAACTGGTCCAAGGAGAACGGCATCCGGGTCGGTCCCGGCCGTGGCTCCGGCGCCGGCTCCATGGCGGCGTACGCCATGCGCATCACGGACCTCGACCCGCTGGCCCACGGCCTCATCTTCGAGCGCTTCCTCAACCCCGAGCGCGTCTCCATGCCCGACTTCGACGTCGACTTCGACGAGCGCCGGCGCGGCGAGGTCATCCGCTACGTCACCGAGAAGTACGGCAGCGACCGCGTCGCCCAGATCGTCACCTACGGCACCATCAAGGCCAAGCAGGCCCTCAAGGACTCCTCGCGCGTCCTCGGCTACCCCTTCGCCATGGGCGAGCGGCTCACGAAGGCCATGCCGCCCACGGTCATGGGCAAGGACATCCCGCTGTCGGGGATCTTCGACCCGGAGCACAAGCGGCACAAGGAGGCCGAGGAGTTCCGCCAGATCCACGCCTCGGACGCGGACGTCCAGAAGGTCGTCGGGACCGCCCGGGGGCTCGAGGGCCTCAAGCGGCAGTGGGGCGTCCACGCGGCCGGCGTCATCATGTCGAGCGAGCCGCTCGTCGACGTCATCCCCATCATGCGGCGCGAGCAGGACGGCGCCGTCATCACGCAGTTCGACTACCCGACCTGCGAGGGCCTCGGGCTCATCAAGATGGACTTCCTGGGGCTGCGCAACCTCACGGTCCTCGACGACGCCCTCAAGAACATCGTCAGCAACGGCGGCGAGCCGGTCGACCTCGAGTCGCTCACCCTCGACGACCCGACGACCTTCGCGCTCCTCCAGCGCGGCGACACCCTGGGTGTCTTCCAGCTGGACGGCGGCCCCATGCGGTCGCTGCTGCGCATGATGAAGCCCGACGTCTTCGAGGACATCTCCGCCGTCGGCGCGCTCTACCGCCCGGGACCCATGGGTGCGGGGTCGCACACGAACTACGCGCTGCGCAAGAACGGCCAGCAGGAGATCACCCCCATCCACCCCGAGCTGGCCGAGCCGCTCGCGGACGTGCTGGGGGAGACGTACGGCCTGATCGTGTACCAGGAGCAGGTCATGGCCATCGCGCAGAAGCTGGCCGGGTACTCGCTCGGCAAGGCCGACCTGCTGCGGCGCGCCATGGGCAAGAAGAAGCGCGAGGTGCTCGACGCCGAGTACATCGGCTTCCGCGACGGCATGGCGGCCAACGGCTACTCCGAGGCGGCCGTCAAGACGCTGTGGGACATCCTCCTGCCGTTCTCCGACTACGCCTTCAACAAGGCGCACTCGGCGGCGTACGGCGTCGTCTCCTACTGGACGGCGTTCCTCAAGGCCAACCACCCGGCCGAGTACATGGCCGCCCTGCTCACGAGCGTGCGCGACGACAAGGACAAGTCGGCGCTCTACCTCGGCGAGTGCCGGCGCATGCGCATCACCGTGCTGCCGCCGGACGTCAACTCCTCGATCGGGACGTACGCCGCCGTCGGGGCCGACATCCGCTTCGGCCTCGCGGCCATCCGCAACGTCGGCCAGAACGTCGTCGACGCGATCGTCGCGGCGCGCGAGGCGAAGGGCGCCTTCACGTCCTTCGAGGACTTCCTCCGCAAGGTCCCGGCGGTCGTCTGCAACAAGCGGACCATCGAGTCGCTCATCAAGGCGGGCGCCTTCGACTCCCTCGGCCACACGCGGCGGGGCCTCGCCGCGGTGCACGAGGTCTACGTCGACGCGGTCGTCGACGAGAAGCGCCAGGAGGCCATCGGCCAGGACTCGCTCTTCGGCGGCCTCGGCGACGACTCGGCCGTCCAGCTCGCGGCGCTGCCGCCGGTCGGGGACGGCGAGTGGGACAAGCGCGAGCTGCTCGCGAGCGAGCGCGCCATGCTCGGCCTCTACGTGTCCGACCACCCGCTCTTCGGGCTCGAGCACGTGCTGGCGTCCTCGGCCGACTGCTCCATCTCCTCCTTCGTCACGGACGAGTCCCGCCAGGACGGCTCCACGGTGACGATCGCGGGGATGGTCACGACCGTCACGCGGAAGATGACGAAGCAGGGCAACGCCTGGGCGATCGCCACGGTCGAGGACCTCGAGGGGTCGGTCGAGGTCCTCTTCTTCCCCAAGACGTACGCCGAGGTCATGCACGAGCTGCGCGAGGACCTCGTCTGCGTCGTCCGGGGCCGCGTCAACCGCCGCGACGACGTCCCCACCATCTACGCGTCGGAGATGTCGATCCCCGACACCTCGACGCCGGCGGGCGGGCCGCTCGTCATCGAGATGGCGACGAGCCGCTGCACGCCCCCGCGCGTGGAGAAGCTCAAGGACGTCCTGCTCATGCACGCCGGCGGCACCGAGGTGCACCTGCGCCTGCGCAGCTCGCCGGAGCGGGCGACCCTCATGCGCCTCGACAGCGCGCTCAAGGTGACCCCGTCGCCCTCGCTCTACGGCGACCTCAAGGCCCTGCTCGGGCCGTCGTGCCTGGCGTGA